The following proteins are encoded in a genomic region of Mycolicibacterium confluentis:
- a CDS encoding condensation domain-containing protein — translation MEQQRVDAALLTPTVLATLDRDRLVGRLSTLVTGGEACPAELVAAWAPGRAMFNAYGPTEATIWVTWSALVAGEAVGIGVPIAGVTALVLDGRLNPVPVGVVGELYLAGPGVARGYVGRPDLTADRFVANPFGDSCARMYRTGDLVRWTSVGGLEYLGRADAQIKLRGQRLELGEIENVLLACPQVARAAVAVHRGEAADHLVGYVALDRSSTADHEAEAVDQWQQIYDELYDAELDDAAEFGSDFRGWNSSYTGEPIPLPQMQEWRSCAVQRIVELGPQRVLEIGVGSGLVLAQVAPGCAEYWGTDFSAPTIHKLRAAVAGQPWGDRVRLQTQPAHVTDGLAPGYFDTIILNSVVQYFPSADYLTEVIDKAVGLLAPGGALFVGDVRNHSLQSAFQTGIALARADSADADEVRQRVQHAMLGEPELLLAPEFFTTWVGEHTEVGGIDIQVKRGQADNELTRYRYDVTIHKSPTPVCSVGGAPVLEWAECAGLEGLYAELSSQSPEVVRVTGIPHYAVITEVSLDQSLVEGLSVAEARDIAFARTDAVTPEQSLVDGLSVAEARDIAFARTDAVTPDQSLVDGLSVAEARDIAFAGTDAVTAEQLYLLGEGAGYRVAVTWGARPGTVDAVFIAPGVLGSDRVLSDVYLPQADLRQRGACASAPDTNSKLSELRQWLAERLPDYMVPTHIMVLDEFPLSSSGKIDRRALPAPVLVAKVFRAPQTLTEKTIAEAFTEVLGLDRVGLDDDFFALGGDSLIAIRVSARLQAALGVEVPVRYLFDAPTVGGLAVHLDLNQAGVVRPPLQVMPRPAHIPLSFAQQRLWFLDQLQGPSPIYNMAVALRLSGPLDTDALGLALADVVGRHESLRTVFGSVEGVAEQVVLPVDEADFGWRVVEAGGWSVEQLHEAVGAATCHSFDLSSEIPLRATLLHTGIDEHVLVAVVHHIAADGWSVAPLVADLGAAYAARSSDRMPDWAPLPVQYVDYSLWQREWLGEESDPDSVITRQLSYWEQELAGLPERLELPTDRPYPPVADYRGASVAVAWPAQLQQQVTRVAREHNATSSMVVQAALAVLLGNLSASTDVAIGVATAGRGEAALDDLVGFFVNTLVLRVNLDDDPSVAELLGQVRRRSLAAFEHQDVPFEMVVERLNPTRSLTHHPLIQTMLTWQNLPWQHSGDSAAGLGLGDLQISPLSAETRTSRMDLVFSLAEQFDETGAPAGIGGTVEFRTDVFDARTVERLTERLRRVLVALSAEGEGDHDR, via the coding sequence GTGGAGCAGCAGCGGGTGGATGCGGCGTTGTTGACTCCGACGGTGTTGGCGACGTTGGATCGGGACCGGTTGGTGGGCCGGTTGTCGACGTTGGTCACCGGCGGTGAGGCCTGTCCCGCGGAGTTGGTGGCGGCCTGGGCGCCGGGTCGGGCGATGTTCAATGCGTATGGTCCGACCGAGGCGACGATCTGGGTCACCTGGAGTGCGTTGGTGGCTGGTGAGGCGGTGGGGATCGGTGTTCCGATCGCTGGCGTCACTGCGCTGGTGCTTGATGGGCGGCTCAATCCGGTGCCGGTGGGGGTGGTCGGTGAGTTGTATCTGGCTGGTCCTGGGGTGGCGCGGGGGTATGTGGGACGTCCGGATCTGACTGCGGATCGGTTTGTGGCCAATCCCTTTGGGGATTCGTGCGCGCGGATGTATCGCACGGGTGATCTGGTGCGGTGGACTTCGGTGGGTGGCCTGGAGTATTTGGGGCGTGCGGATGCCCAGATCAAGCTGCGGGGACAGCGGCTGGAGTTGGGGGAGATCGAGAACGTCCTGTTGGCCTGCCCGCAGGTGGCACGGGCTGCGGTGGCGGTGCACCGGGGTGAGGCTGCTGATCATCTGGTGGGCTATGTGGCGTTGGATCGCTCCAGTACGGCTGATCATGAGGCTGAGGCCGTTGATCAGTGGCAGCAGATCTATGACGAGTTGTATGACGCTGAGCTCGACGACGCTGCGGAGTTCGGCAGCGATTTCCGCGGGTGGAACAGCAGTTACACCGGTGAGCCGATTCCGTTGCCGCAGATGCAGGAATGGCGTTCCTGCGCTGTGCAGCGGATTGTGGAGCTGGGTCCGCAGCGGGTGCTCGAGATCGGTGTGGGCTCGGGTTTGGTGCTGGCTCAGGTGGCTCCTGGATGTGCGGAGTACTGGGGTACGGACTTCTCGGCGCCGACGATTCACAAACTGCGGGCAGCTGTGGCCGGGCAGCCCTGGGGCGACCGAGTGCGGTTGCAGACCCAACCGGCGCATGTCACGGATGGGTTGGCCCCGGGGTACTTCGACACCATCATCCTCAACTCGGTGGTGCAGTACTTCCCGAGCGCCGATTATCTGACCGAGGTGATCGACAAAGCTGTCGGTCTGTTGGCTCCTGGTGGGGCGCTGTTCGTCGGGGATGTGCGCAATCACAGTCTGCAGTCGGCATTTCAGACCGGTATCGCACTGGCTCGCGCCGACAGTGCTGATGCCGATGAGGTCCGGCAGCGGGTGCAGCACGCGATGCTTGGTGAACCCGAGTTGTTGCTGGCTCCGGAGTTCTTCACGACCTGGGTCGGTGAGCACACCGAGGTCGGGGGGATCGACATTCAGGTCAAGCGCGGGCAGGCCGACAACGAGTTGACTCGCTACCGCTACGACGTGACGATTCACAAGTCACCCACGCCGGTGTGTTCGGTGGGGGGTGCACCGGTGCTGGAGTGGGCCGAATGTGCCGGCCTTGAAGGGCTCTACGCCGAGTTGTCCTCCCAGAGCCCCGAGGTCGTCCGCGTCACCGGGATCCCGCATTATGCAGTGATCACCGAGGTCAGCCTCGATCAGTCCCTGGTCGAGGGACTGTCGGTCGCTGAAGCCCGCGACATCGCTTTCGCCAGGACGGACGCCGTCACGCCCGAACAGTCCCTGGTCGATGGACTGTCGGTCGCTGAAGCCCGCGACATCGCTTTCGCCAGGACGGACGCCGTCACTCCCGATCAGTCCCTGGTCGATGGACTGTCGGTCGCTGAAGCCCGCGACATCGCTTTCGCCGGGACGGACGCCGTCACGGCCGAACAGTTGTATCTACTCGGTGAGGGTGCGGGTTATCGGGTCGCGGTCACGTGGGGTGCTCGTCCCGGCACTGTGGACGCGGTCTTCATTGCTCCTGGCGTGCTGGGATCGGATCGTGTGCTGAGCGATGTCTATCTGCCTCAGGCCGATCTGCGGCAACGCGGTGCCTGTGCCAGCGCGCCGGACACCAACAGCAAGCTCAGCGAGTTGCGGCAGTGGCTGGCTGAGCGGTTGCCGGACTATATGGTCCCGACGCACATCATGGTGCTCGATGAGTTCCCGTTGAGCTCTTCGGGCAAGATTGATCGACGGGCGCTGCCCGCGCCGGTGTTGGTTGCCAAGGTGTTTCGGGCGCCGCAAACCCTGACTGAGAAGACCATCGCCGAGGCGTTCACCGAGGTGCTCGGGCTTGACCGGGTCGGTCTGGACGATGACTTCTTCGCCCTGGGCGGCGATTCGTTGATCGCGATCCGGGTGAGTGCGCGGTTGCAGGCCGCGTTGGGCGTGGAGGTTCCGGTGCGGTACCTGTTCGATGCGCCGACGGTCGGAGGGTTGGCCGTGCACCTCGACCTGAATCAGGCAGGTGTGGTCCGCCCGCCGCTGCAGGTGATGCCGCGACCCGCGCATATTCCGTTGTCGTTCGCCCAGCAGCGGTTGTGGTTCCTGGATCAATTGCAGGGCCCGTCGCCGATCTACAACATGGCGGTCGCGTTGAGGTTGAGTGGACCATTGGACACTGACGCGTTGGGTCTGGCCCTGGCTGATGTGGTGGGTCGTCATGAGAGCCTGCGCACGGTGTTCGGCTCAGTCGAGGGCGTTGCCGAACAGGTGGTGCTGCCGGTCGATGAGGCGGATTTCGGATGGCGGGTCGTGGAGGCGGGGGGTTGGTCGGTCGAGCAGCTTCACGAAGCCGTCGGGGCGGCGACCTGTCACAGTTTTGATCTCTCGTCTGAGATCCCCTTGCGGGCAACCCTGCTGCACACCGGCATCGATGAGCATGTGTTGGTGGCGGTGGTGCACCACATCGCGGCCGATGGTTGGTCGGTGGCGCCGTTGGTGGCTGACCTGGGTGCGGCATATGCGGCTCGATCCAGTGATCGGATGCCGGACTGGGCGCCGTTGCCGGTGCAGTACGTGGATTACTCGCTGTGGCAGAGGGAGTGGTTGGGCGAGGAGTCTGACCCCGACAGTGTGATCACGCGGCAGCTGTCCTATTGGGAGCAGGAGTTGGCGGGGCTGCCGGAGCGTTTGGAGTTGCCCACGGATCGGCCTTACCCGCCGGTGGCCGATTATCGGGGTGCCAGTGTGGCGGTGGCGTGGCCGGCGCAGTTGCAGCAGCAGGTGACGCGGGTGGCGCGGGAGCACAATGCGACCAGTTCCATGGTGGTGCAGGCCGCACTGGCGGTGCTGTTGGGCAATCTCAGCGCGAGCACCGATGTGGCGATCGGCGTCGCGACCGCCGGGCGAGGTGAAGCGGCACTTGATGATCTGGTGGGCTTTTTCGTCAACACGTTGGTGTTGCGGGTGAACCTGGACGACGACCCCTCTGTGGCGGAGTTGCTGGGTCAGGTGCGGCGGCGCAGTCTGGCGGCGTTCGAGCATCAAGATGTGCCATTCGAAATGGTCGTAGAACGGCTCAACCCTACGCGCAGCCTCACCCACCACCCACTGATCCAGACCATGCTGACATGGCAGAACCTGCCCTGGCAGCACAGCGGTGATTCTGCCGCGGGCTTGGGCCTGGGCGATTTGCAGATCAGCCCACTGTCGGCCGAAACCCGCACCTCGCGAATGGATCTGGTGTTCTCGTTGGCCGAGCAGTTCGACGAGACCGGCGCACCCGCCGGGATTGGGGGAACCGTGGAGTTTCGTACGGATGTGTTCGACGCGAGAACCGTGGAACGGCTGACCGAGCGACTACGGCGGGTGCTGGTGGCGCTGTCCGCCGAGGGGGAGGGCGACCATGACCGCTGA